DNA sequence from the Paenibacillus azoreducens genome:
ATTAGGTTGGCCGTTATCTGTCCATTGCTGCACATTGGCGCCATCATGCGTGTAGCCTCCTGCGACATCCAATGCTTTACCGCTGGATTGGGCGATCAACTTATAGTAGCCTTCTCCGACATCAATCACCTTCCAATATTGATTAGGTTTTCCATTATCGGTCCACTGCTGCACGTTTGCACCATCGGAAACAGCCCCATCAGCGACTTCTAAGTTTTTCCCGCTATGTCTCGCAGTTAGTTTATAGACCTCCCCCGATACGATATCATTATCTGGAGTTTCATGCCCTCCTGCTGCGAGCACTTGAAAATCCCAAATTGAGTATCCCCATTCAGTCCCCCTCTGAGTACCGTACATTTTTACGTACCTCGCAGTCTTTGCATCAAAAGATATCCTATCAATTCCGCCGTTTCCGCTTGTAGTACCATAAACTGTATCCCAAGTTTTGTTGTCCAGAGATGTTTGAATTTCATAAGACTTCCCGTACGCTGCCTCCCAGCAGAGCACAACTTCATCGATCTCCATAACTGATCCTAAATCAACACTAATCCATTGCTGGTCAGTGTATTCTGAAGACCATCTCGTCGAAGAATTTCCATCGAACGCCATTGCCGGACTCTTGTCTGAATCCTCGAACGAGCTTGCTTCTGCTGGTTTGTTCAAGGCTACATTTATTTTTGTAGCGCTTACAATTTCGGTAGGCAAAATACTCAACATTAATCCTAAAGCAAGGATGCATGCCAAAATCTTCTTCATTATCAAACCTCCTGTACCTTTTTCAATACTCCGATTCAACTTACATTCCACTTCGTAGTCACTTTCCGTAGAAGGTTCACATCATATTTTCGACCTCATTTCTATTTGTTATTTAAAATACAATCATAATTTACATTTTGTTATCATGATTGTCAATTATTAATGCTAAATTTATGATAATAACATTAAAGAAGATGGATTAAAGACTTTAAGCACCAATAATCCTTATTATGAAATATGATGATTAACGATACTATTATGTAAGACAAAACATCATTTCGTCTAACTATCAGTTCTTTGGATTTGTATAACATTGAATCTACAACCATGAACGTTTTCCCAAAAAAACAGCGGTATCTCCCCCTGCGATACGGAGAAAGACCGCTGTTAAATTCCTCTTTATTAAATGTCCATTCAGCGAGGATAAGGCCAGCTCCATGTAAAGCTGCCCTCATTTTCTTTCTATATCCTCGAGATTGAGGCAGTTGAATCGCGATGTACAAGCTCTGCAGCCACCAGAATTTTCTCAAGCGCTTGATCTGGATATGATATCCGCTCGATCAGCTTTTGGACAGCTCTTCGGCCCATTGCTTCCTTCGAAACATGGACTGTTGTGAGCGTCGGTTCGCTTCGGGAAGCATCATCGATATTATCAAAGCCAGTTACCGAAATTTCATAGGGAACGTCGATTTCGTTATTTTTGAGCACCTCCAGCACCCGAAGTGCAATCGAATCGTTTGCGCATACAAGCGCAGTAGGCATTTGGTGCGCTTTCTTGTGAGCCAAAATCCAAGCTTCGAAATCCGGCACAAATTGCCCAGTATCCACGCCTCTAAGCATAAGCATCGGATCATTAAGGCTTGGCGTTTCAAGCCCGTTTTCCTCCAATACCGTCCGAAAACCGTACCATCTGTCACGAAAGCTGCGACTGAATTCAACATTCCCGAGAAATTGGATGCGTGTATGTCCGAGACCAATTAAATGGTTGCACAGACGAGCAACACTATCTCCATTGTTGGCAAATACCGTATCCGTAGGGATCAGACTGTCCTCATGATCCACAAGCACCATGGGGATTCCGAGACGATGGACTTCCAGCAGCAAAGAGCTATCAATTTGTCCCACTCCAATCATCCCTAGAATTCCTTCAGGATTCAGGACATTAATGAAATGATCCACCCTGGATTCAGAGACAATGACCATACCAAGCCCCTTGGCTTCTAATCTCTCAGAAATTCCTTCCAAAATCTTTCCCCAATATAAGGAATCTTTTGTCTGAAAACGGGTATTTGGCATCAATATAATGACTGATTTTTCCCTGGGTGTAAAGGAGGAGTTTTTCGTGAGAGGCTGATTTTTCATATAGGTGTTCTTTTTGGAAAAATAACCTAACTGGGAGGCTGCCTGAATTACCCGGTTTCTTGTGGATTCACTGACGCCTCCCTTTCCAGAAAGGGCCTTGGAGACGACAAATTTAGAGACGCCCAAATAGTCTGCGATTTGCTGCATCGTCACTTTTTTCAAATTGTTAATCCCCCCCAAAACCATCACAGTTTAAACTATATGCTTGTCCATTATAACAAAAATGTCCTCGAGGCTGGAACAAAATTTACTGTATTCATGAAATTATTCGTTAGTCGGACCCAATAGGAAGTTATGCCTTTTCGGGATAACCGTTACGTTGTTTCGCTTACCGTAATCCTTCTTGGACTTGATCAAGTAGCTCCCGGCTACAAATCGCTCATACTCAAGTACTACTTCAAAATTCCCCCGATATTACAGTTGAGATACTTCGCATCACTTCCCCTTTGTTAGTTCATTCTTCACGTAGAGGAACTGCTTCGATTTCTCGTTGTCCATACAACCTCGACAGTAAGACGCAAATCGATCAAACTAATAATCCTCAGCTCGAAAAAAAGATTCATTAAATTGCTCCAAGAAGATTCGATATGATAGATATAAACTTGGCATGCAGCTTTTATCCACAGCCATTTTGAAGGAAGTGTTTTGAATGATGAAGCCAAAAAGGTTTGTCAGCA
Encoded proteins:
- a CDS encoding LacI family DNA-binding transcriptional regulator — protein: MKKVTMQQIADYLGVSKFVVSKALSGKGGVSESTRNRVIQAASQLGYFSKKNTYMKNQPLTKNSSFTPREKSVIILMPNTRFQTKDSLYWGKILEGISERLEAKGLGMVIVSESRVDHFINVLNPEGILGMIGVGQIDSSLLLEVHRLGIPMVLVDHEDSLIPTDTVFANNGDSVARLCNHLIGLGHTRIQFLGNVEFSRSFRDRWYGFRTVLEENGLETPSLNDPMLMLRGVDTGQFVPDFEAWILAHKKAHQMPTALVCANDSIALRVLEVLKNNEIDVPYEISVTGFDNIDDASRSEPTLTTVHVSKEAMGRRAVQKLIERISYPDQALEKILVAAELVHRDSTASISRI